One genomic region from Maridesulfovibrio ferrireducens encodes:
- a CDS encoding HIRAN domain-containing protein, producing the protein MISSVAYLIGVLLLLSALSKISTIGIILFIVLVIIVSGVYYFWEVMPFNPENWGGNNKPKSTIPRSKIISEFNTKVAGVSFGKRQSYLKSIGKKLYREEAKYTEIDLIRDPDNKHDPNAIEVVTEKGQVLGYINSQTAKELAIIMDAGANVQASIIDILGYEDKCGDPTNGPYGCSISIYLFDK; encoded by the coding sequence ATGATTTCCAGCGTAGCTTACCTTATAGGAGTGCTTTTACTTCTTTCAGCACTGTCCAAAATATCCACAATTGGAATAATTCTTTTTATCGTTCTTGTTATAATTGTTTCAGGTGTTTATTACTTTTGGGAAGTTATGCCCTTTAACCCAGAAAATTGGGGAGGTAATAACAAGCCAAAATCAACAATCCCGAGATCAAAAATTATTAGCGAGTTCAATACAAAAGTTGCAGGCGTGTCATTTGGCAAACGACAGTCTTATCTAAAAAGCATCGGTAAGAAACTATACCGTGAAGAAGCAAAATATACAGAAATTGATTTAATAAGAGACCCCGACAATAAACATGACCCAAATGCAATTGAGGTCGTAACAGAAAAAGGTCAGGTCTTAGGCTACATAAACTCTCAAACGGCAAAGGAATTAGCAATAATAATGGATGCTGGAGCAAATGTGCAAGCCTCTATTATTGATATCCTTGGATATGAAGACAAATGTGGAGACCCTACAAACGGGCCTTATGGGTGCAGTATAAGTATTTATCTTTTCGACAAATAG
- a CDS encoding DUF1799 domain-containing protein, which produces MACEGRLPCEECRRAYVVTTWDKEEEKERKSDGPPCWACRPEIYPENEEAVEIYSHCSGQWICGASGVVDLNIGTALQVMDVFEVDDKKSCLMGVKQIAQVQLAKWREEREEQESKNGH; this is translated from the coding sequence TTGGCTTGCGAGGGCCGTCTGCCGTGCGAAGAGTGCAGACGAGCTTATGTCGTCACGACTTGGGACAAAGAGGAAGAAAAAGAGCGCAAAAGTGACGGGCCTCCGTGCTGGGCATGTCGGCCGGAAATTTATCCGGAGAATGAAGAAGCTGTAGAAATTTATTCCCATTGTTCTGGTCAATGGATTTGCGGCGCAAGCGGAGTTGTAGATTTGAATATAGGGACAGCTCTTCAGGTTATGGATGTTTTTGAAGTTGACGATAAAAAGAGTTGTTTAATGGGTGTAAAACAAATTGCCCAAGTACAGCTCGCTAAATGGCGAGAAGAAAGGGAAGAACAGGAAAGCAAAAATGGGCATTAG
- a CDS encoding lipoprotein produces MKKIILIILVVTLTGGLSGCGVTLYGQAESYCQLFIGKDYKLAYAGLNKSHLICENGIATICVPYAHKMSFGGRSKGYSKNSYICLKSDKNGTIREVYDAGFNPPELNYNDKSYICPDDEENVK; encoded by the coding sequence ATGAAGAAAATAATTTTAATTATATTGGTGGTTACATTAACAGGAGGGCTTAGCGGATGCGGGGTAACCCTTTATGGTCAAGCCGAATCCTATTGCCAATTGTTTATAGGGAAAGACTATAAGTTAGCTTATGCTGGCCTTAATAAAAGTCACCTCATTTGTGAAAACGGAATAGCTACAATTTGCGTCCCTTATGCACACAAAATGAGTTTTGGTGGAAGGTCAAAAGGTTACAGCAAAAATAGCTATATTTGTCTTAAATCAGATAAAAACGGCACAATTAGAGAAGTATACGACGCTGGCTTTAATCCTCCAGAACTTAATTATAATGACAAATCATATATATGTCCTGATGATGAGGAGAACGTTAAATGA
- a CDS encoding phage head-tail connector protein, whose amino-acid sequence MSLKLIARSDTEQVTLEEAKKHLRLSPDFVDHDDKIKLIISAARAQGEAHTHRVWNKAQFELRCHGFPSRDGVLELPLPPLCSVESVKYIDNKGVETVLPVESYQVDVDSMVGSIYPAFEQTWPEVRAERFAVRVAFTAGYENFPPALQQWMLVRIADYYANPESVIVDTQSINKVDISDVIDGLLDPFIIPVVA is encoded by the coding sequence ATGTCACTTAAGTTAATAGCACGATCCGATACGGAGCAGGTTACTCTCGAAGAAGCAAAAAAGCATCTTCGGCTTTCGCCTGACTTTGTGGATCATGATGATAAAATCAAACTCATCATTTCAGCCGCGAGAGCACAGGGCGAAGCTCATACTCATCGGGTATGGAATAAGGCGCAATTTGAATTGCGTTGTCATGGGTTCCCCAGTCGTGACGGAGTGCTGGAATTGCCTTTGCCTCCGCTTTGTTCTGTTGAATCGGTAAAATATATCGATAACAAAGGCGTTGAAACTGTCTTGCCTGTTGAAAGCTACCAAGTAGATGTTGATTCGATGGTCGGTTCAATTTATCCGGCTTTTGAACAGACATGGCCCGAAGTACGCGCGGAACGTTTCGCGGTTCGTGTTGCATTCACTGCCGGCTATGAAAATTTTCCACCAGCTCTTCAGCAATGGATGCTTGTTCGAATCGCCGATTATTACGCAAATCCTGAAAGCGTGATTGTTGATACGCAATCAATCAATAAAGTCGATATTTCAGACGTAATAGATGGGCTTTTAGATCCGTTCATTATCCCGGTGGTGGCCTAA
- a CDS encoding phage head closure protein, with the protein MKLGDMTHKISIQKKGSVPDGIGGEESDWVDHASVWGKAIPLSSREFFQQQKEQAESILEFRFRVCEVPVVKLSMQIVYNSEEYDILSADPVDNMQTWLVRGKVTK; encoded by the coding sequence ATGAAGCTCGGCGATATGACTCATAAAATTTCGATTCAGAAAAAAGGAAGCGTTCCTGATGGCATAGGCGGGGAAGAATCCGATTGGGTAGATCATGCTTCGGTTTGGGGTAAGGCTATTCCTCTTTCCAGCCGGGAGTTTTTTCAGCAGCAAAAAGAACAAGCCGAATCTATTCTTGAATTTAGGTTCAGAGTTTGTGAAGTCCCAGTTGTGAAACTTTCGATGCAGATCGTTTATAACAGCGAAGAATACGACATTTTAAGCGCCGATCCTGTTGATAATATGCAAACTTGGTTAGTTCGCGGGAAAGTGACGAAATAA
- a CDS encoding Bro-N domain-containing protein yields the protein MSNIIPFQFGQSEIRVIQDKDGNPWFVAKDVCASLGFKNPSDATKYIDEDDRTLISNPSGNGGSKATIINESGLYSLILRSRKPEAKKFKKWVTSEVLPSIRKTGSYQAEQKAEKQSLTDSTSNDRRNLRELVDRWVRTKHQNVTSSHFRAAWSELNEFMQVDSIKDIPLEHLTYAIQYVEEQTRLCGVSEKHEEIASAPLTRKDAVLEALASMSASQSCCVQGCFQAAKLALLRGLYSANKGDREALFFAYDAVIEAEQLLLAKEVNCG from the coding sequence ATGAGTAACATTATTCCCTTCCAGTTCGGTCAATCTGAAATTCGAGTCATTCAAGATAAAGACGGTAATCCTTGGTTTGTTGCTAAAGACGTTTGTGCGTCTCTCGGCTTTAAAAACCCTAGTGACGCAACCAAATATATCGATGAAGATGATCGCACTCTGATTAGTAATCCGAGTGGAAATGGTGGAAGCAAAGCCACCATCATCAACGAATCCGGCCTCTACTCCTTAATCCTGCGTTCCCGCAAACCCGAAGCTAAAAAATTCAAAAAGTGGGTAACTTCGGAAGTTCTTCCTTCTATCCGCAAAACAGGTTCCTACCAAGCCGAGCAGAAAGCCGAAAAGCAGAGTTTGACGGATTCAACCTCTAACGATCGTCGAAACTTACGTGAACTCGTAGACAGATGGGTGCGCACGAAGCACCAAAACGTTACGAGTTCCCATTTTCGTGCGGCATGGTCCGAATTAAACGAATTTATGCAGGTGGACAGTATTAAAGATATTCCACTCGAACATCTCACCTATGCAATTCAATATGTAGAAGAACAGACTAGACTTTGTGGTGTATCTGAAAAACACGAGGAGATAGCCTCCGCACCACTCACAAGAAAAGATGCAGTACTTGAAGCTCTTGCCTCTATGTCCGCAAGTCAAAGTTGTTGTGTTCAAGGATGCTTTCAAGCTGCCAAACTTGCGCTTTTGAGAGGTTTATACAGTGCAAATAAGGGAGACCGTGAAGCTCTATTTTTTGCATATGATGCTGTTATTGAAGCGGAACAACTTCTCTTAGCAAAAGAGGTGAATTGTGGATAA
- a CDS encoding HK97 gp10 family phage protein, with product MLKANVDCSLLEFDQVTAELKAYLEDNCESLAHQIKDEAIRLCPIDDGKMVKTIKVAKNGDDYRVVVRDPKSHLVEFGHVVEDKNGNIVGHAQPKPFLRPAREKVIGELLRAGTKGIDFVNSSGFFGNHWEG from the coding sequence ATGTTGAAAGCAAACGTTGATTGTTCCCTTTTGGAATTTGATCAGGTTACAGCAGAACTTAAAGCTTACCTTGAAGATAATTGTGAAAGCCTTGCTCATCAAATCAAGGACGAAGCAATACGTCTTTGTCCTATTGATGATGGCAAAATGGTGAAAACCATCAAAGTTGCGAAAAATGGTGATGATTACCGTGTTGTAGTGCGCGATCCTAAGTCTCATTTGGTTGAATTCGGCCATGTAGTTGAAGATAAAAATGGAAACATTGTTGGCCATGCCCAGCCAAAACCTTTCTTGAGGCCAGCTCGTGAGAAAGTTATCGGTGAACTTTTGAGAGCCGGAACGAAAGGTATCGACTTTGTTAATTCGTCTGGATTCTTTGGTAATCATTGGGAAGGATAA